From the genome of Vigna angularis cultivar LongXiaoDou No.4 chromosome 11, ASM1680809v1, whole genome shotgun sequence, one region includes:
- the LOC108323532 gene encoding aspartic proteinase CDR1 yields MALHSCIFFIFFLLLKFSTTCFYARSLTEPLKGGFTVELIHRDSSKSPFYNPTKTLFQKLNTSFHRALDRVNHFYAKPKATKNTPQSVIISNQGEYLVKYSIGTPPFELMGIADTGSDLIWSQCKPCEQCYNQTSPLFDPSKSKTYEPVSCYSTVCQTLGQTYCLSDAQPNCQYTISYGDGSHSQGNLAFDTLTLGSNTDSSVAFPSIPIGCGVNNAGTFDSEGSGIVGLGGGHVSLVSQIGPSIDFKFSYCLVPLFHPKSSSKLNFGENAVVGGPGTVSTPIIPGSVDTFYYLRLEGMSVGSKRIEFVDDSLSDDEKGNIIIDSGTTLTILPEKFYAKLESEVAANINLERVNITDQILSLCYNSGGHNAVEAPPIVAHFSGADVVLDSLNTFVSVSDDVLCFAFAPVATGSIFGNLAQMNYLVGYDLLRKTVSFKPTDCTKM; encoded by the exons ATGGCCCTTCATTCTtgcattttcttcatcttttttctCTTGCTCAAATTCTCAACCACTTGCTTTTATGCAAGGTCTCTCACTGAACCACTCAAAGGAGGTTTCACTGTTGAACTGATTCACAGAGACTCTTCAAAATCTCCATTCTACAATCCCACCAAAACCCTTTTTCAGAAACTCAACACCTCTTTCCACCGTGCTTTGGACCGTGTTAATCACTTCTACGCAAAACCAAAAGCTACCAAAAACACACCACAGTCTGTGATAATCTCCAACCAGGGAGAGTACCTTGTGAAGTACTCCATCGGAACACCACCGTTTGAACTGATGGGCATTGCTGACACCGGTAGTGATCTCATTTGGTCACAGTGCAAGCCTTGTGAACAGTGTTACAACCAAACCAGTCCATTGTTTGACCCTTCCAAATCCAAAACATACGAACCTGTCTCTTGCTACTCCACGGTGTGTCAGACTCTGGGTCAAACTTATTGCTTATCTGATGCTCAACCCAATTGCCAGTATACCATATCCTACGGTGATGGATCTCATTCTCAAGGAAATCTTGCCTTTGACACACTCACTTTGGGTTCTAATACAG ATTCCTCAGTTGCATTTCCCAGTATTCCCATTGGTTGTGGTGTGAACAATGCTGGTACATTTGACAGTGAAGGGTCTGGCATAGTTGGTTTAGGAGGTGGTCATGTCTCACTTGTCTCCCAGATAGGTCCTTCAATTGATTTCAAATTCTCCTATTGCTTGGTGCCATTGTTTCATCCCAAAAGCtcaagtaaattaaattttggagAAAATGCTGTTGTGGGTGGCCCAGGAACAGTTTCTACACCAATCATACCTGGTTCTGTTGATACATTCTATTACCTTAGATTGGAGGGGATGAGTGTGGGGTCCAAAAGGATTGAGTTTGTGGATGATTCATTGTCAGATGATGAAAAGGGTAACATTATAATCGATTCAGGAACAACTCTCACAATTTTGCCAGAAAAATTTTATGCCAAATTGGAGTCAGAAGTGGCTGCTAACATCAACCTAGAACGAGTGAATATCACAGACCAAATTCTAAGCCTTTGTTACAACTCTGGAGGACATAATGCAGTTGAGGCTCCACCTATTGTTGCACATTTTAGTGGTGCGGATGTTGTGTTGGATTCTTTGAACACTTTTGTTAGTGTGTCTGATGATGTTTTGTGCTTTGCTTTTGCCCCAGTGGCAACTGGTTCCATCTTTGGTAACTTAGCACAGATGAACTACTTAGTTGGTTATGATTTGCTGAGGAAAACTGTCTCCTTTAAGCCCACTGATTGCACCAAGATGTAA
- the LOC108323533 gene encoding vicianin hydrolase-like isoform X2 produces the protein MRSNTLSLLCLLSLATLLGVNGAAAVAPTVVPRHDLSSFNKTLFPSTFVFGIGSSAYQAEGAANVDGRGPCIWDTYTQQHPDKIWDHSSGDVGADFYHRYKEDIKLVKEIGLDSYRFSISWTRIFPKGRDVVNPLGVKFYNNLINEIHANGLFPFVTLFHWDFPQALEDEYGGFRSHKVVEDFRKYADFCFKTFGDRVKHWVTLNEPLSYSLFGYGGGTFAPGRCSKYVGNCNAGDSATEPYIVGHNLLLAHESAATLYKRKYQARQKGKIGITIPTHFFLPKSNTAADNKAASRALDFFFGWYAHPVTYGDYPESMRSSVGARLPAFTKAESEGLKNSIDFLGVNYYTTYYAEHAAPVTTNRTFYTDILATLTTERNGLLVGPKTDLNWLFIYPKGIHHLMLHIRDQYKNPDVYITENGIAESRNDSIPVDEARKDAIRIRYHNGHLQFLLQAIKDGVNVKGYYAWSFSDSFEWDAGYTVRFGLIYVDYKNNLKRYPKFSAFWLKKFLLG, from the exons ATGAGAAGTAACACTCTTTCTCTCCTTTGCCTTCTTTCTCTTGCTACCCTTTTGGGTGTTAATGGCGCTGCAGCTGTAGCTCCAACTGTTGTGCCAAGACACGATCTTTCATCCTTCAACAAAACCCTTTTTCCTTCAACTTTTGTCTTTGGAATCGGTTCTTCTGCTTATCAG GCAGAAGGTGCAGCAAATGTAGATGGCAGAGGACCATGTATATGGGATACCTACACCCAACAGCACCCAG ACAAAATTTGGGATCACAGCAGTGGTGATGTGGGAGCTGATTTTTATCATCGCTACAAG GAAGACATAAAACTCGTGAAAGAAATTGGGTTGGATTCTTACAGATTCTCCATCTCTTGGACAAGAATATTTCCAA AGGGCAGGGACGTTGTTAACCCCTTGGGTGTTAAATTCTACAACAACCTCATCAATGAGATCCACGCAAACG gtttATTTCCTTTTGTCACTCTTTTTCATTGGGACTTTCCACAAGCTCTTGAAGATGAGTATGGAGGATTTAGAAGTCATAAAGTAGT GGAGGATTTTCGTAAATATGCTGACTTTTGCTTCAAGACTTTCGGAGATCGAGTGAAACATTGGGTGACTCTGAATGAACCCTTATCATATAGTCTGTTTGGTTATGGCGGTGGAACCTTTGCACCAGGTAGATGTTCTAAATACGTTGGGAATTGCAATGCTGGTGACTCAGCCACTGAACCCTACATCGTTGGTCACAACCTCTTACTTGCTCATGAGTCTGCTGCCACCTTGTACAAGAGAAAATACCAG GctcgtcaaaaaggaaaaattggGATCACCATACCAACTCACTTCTTTCTGCCAAAATCTAACACTGCTGCTGATAACAAGGCTGCAAGCAGAGCTCTGGATTTTTTCTTTGGTTG GTATGCTCATCCGGTTACATATGGTGACTATCCTGAAAGTATGAGATCTTCAGTGGGAGCTAGACTCCCTGCTTTCACAAAAGCCGAATCAGAAGGCCTAAAAAATTCCATTGATTTTCTTGGTGTGAATTATTACACCACATATTATGCAGAACATGCTGCACCAGTCACCACCAACAGGACCTTCTACACAGATATACTAGCTACTCTCACCA CGGAAAGGAATGGCCTATTAGTTGGACCAAAG ACTGATCTGAATTGGCTCTTTATCTATCCCAAGGGAATTCATCATCTTATGTTACACATAAGGGACCAATACAAAAATCCAGATGTTTACATCACAGAAAATG GAATTGCTGAATCAAGGAATGACTCCATACCAGTGGATGAAGCACGCAAAGATGCAATAAGAATTAGATACCATAATGGCCATCTCCAATTCCTTCTTCAAGCCATCAA AGACGGTGTTAATGTGAAGGGTTACTATGCATGGTCATTTTCTGACAGCTTTGAATGGGATGCTGGTTACACAGTTAGATTTGGCCTCATATATGTGGATTACAAGAACAATTTGAAAAGATACCCCAAGTTCTCTGCTTTTTGGCTGAAAAAGTTCCTTCTCGGCTGA
- the LOC108323533 gene encoding vicianin hydrolase-like isoform X1 — MRSNTLSLLCLLSLATLLGVNGAAAVAPTVVPRHDLSSFNKTLFPSTFVFGIGSSAYQAEGAANVDGRGPCIWDTYTQQHPDKIWDHSSGDVGADFYHRYKEDIKLVKEIGLDSYRFSISWTRIFPKGRDVVNPLGVKFYNNLINEIHANGLFPFVTLFHWDFPQALEDEYGGFRSHKVVEDFRKYADFCFKTFGDRVKHWVTLNEPLSYSLFGYGGGTFAPGRCSKYVGNCNAGDSATEPYIVGHNLLLAHESAATLYKRKYQARQKGKIGITIPTHFFLPKSNTAADNKAASRALDFFFGCLDSIMGQRHVENSTLSPNLTIIKIRRYAHPVTYGDYPESMRSSVGARLPAFTKAESEGLKNSIDFLGVNYYTTYYAEHAAPVTTNRTFYTDILATLTTERNGLLVGPKTDLNWLFIYPKGIHHLMLHIRDQYKNPDVYITENGIAESRNDSIPVDEARKDAIRIRYHNGHLQFLLQAIKDGVNVKGYYAWSFSDSFEWDAGYTVRFGLIYVDYKNNLKRYPKFSAFWLKKFLLG, encoded by the exons ATGAGAAGTAACACTCTTTCTCTCCTTTGCCTTCTTTCTCTTGCTACCCTTTTGGGTGTTAATGGCGCTGCAGCTGTAGCTCCAACTGTTGTGCCAAGACACGATCTTTCATCCTTCAACAAAACCCTTTTTCCTTCAACTTTTGTCTTTGGAATCGGTTCTTCTGCTTATCAG GCAGAAGGTGCAGCAAATGTAGATGGCAGAGGACCATGTATATGGGATACCTACACCCAACAGCACCCAG ACAAAATTTGGGATCACAGCAGTGGTGATGTGGGAGCTGATTTTTATCATCGCTACAAG GAAGACATAAAACTCGTGAAAGAAATTGGGTTGGATTCTTACAGATTCTCCATCTCTTGGACAAGAATATTTCCAA AGGGCAGGGACGTTGTTAACCCCTTGGGTGTTAAATTCTACAACAACCTCATCAATGAGATCCACGCAAACG gtttATTTCCTTTTGTCACTCTTTTTCATTGGGACTTTCCACAAGCTCTTGAAGATGAGTATGGAGGATTTAGAAGTCATAAAGTAGT GGAGGATTTTCGTAAATATGCTGACTTTTGCTTCAAGACTTTCGGAGATCGAGTGAAACATTGGGTGACTCTGAATGAACCCTTATCATATAGTCTGTTTGGTTATGGCGGTGGAACCTTTGCACCAGGTAGATGTTCTAAATACGTTGGGAATTGCAATGCTGGTGACTCAGCCACTGAACCCTACATCGTTGGTCACAACCTCTTACTTGCTCATGAGTCTGCTGCCACCTTGTACAAGAGAAAATACCAG GctcgtcaaaaaggaaaaattggGATCACCATACCAACTCACTTCTTTCTGCCAAAATCTAACACTGCTGCTGATAACAAGGCTGCAAGCAGAGCTCTGGATTTTTTCTTTGGTTG CCTGGACTCAATTATGGGACAAAGGCACGTTGAGAATTCAACTTTGAGTCCAAATCTTaccataataaaaataagaag GTATGCTCATCCGGTTACATATGGTGACTATCCTGAAAGTATGAGATCTTCAGTGGGAGCTAGACTCCCTGCTTTCACAAAAGCCGAATCAGAAGGCCTAAAAAATTCCATTGATTTTCTTGGTGTGAATTATTACACCACATATTATGCAGAACATGCTGCACCAGTCACCACCAACAGGACCTTCTACACAGATATACTAGCTACTCTCACCA CGGAAAGGAATGGCCTATTAGTTGGACCAAAG ACTGATCTGAATTGGCTCTTTATCTATCCCAAGGGAATTCATCATCTTATGTTACACATAAGGGACCAATACAAAAATCCAGATGTTTACATCACAGAAAATG GAATTGCTGAATCAAGGAATGACTCCATACCAGTGGATGAAGCACGCAAAGATGCAATAAGAATTAGATACCATAATGGCCATCTCCAATTCCTTCTTCAAGCCATCAA AGACGGTGTTAATGTGAAGGGTTACTATGCATGGTCATTTTCTGACAGCTTTGAATGGGATGCTGGTTACACAGTTAGATTTGGCCTCATATATGTGGATTACAAGAACAATTTGAAAAGATACCCCAAGTTCTCTGCTTTTTGGCTGAAAAAGTTCCTTCTCGGCTGA